The following are from one region of the Arachis duranensis cultivar V14167 chromosome 10, aradu.V14167.gnm2.J7QH, whole genome shotgun sequence genome:
- the LOC107469191 gene encoding protein DOWNSTREAM OF FLC, whose translation MMMGMNKLVVLVLVSLSFAFATEACHVKGRVYCDTCRFGFETKATFYIPGATVAIQCKNKKTMKVEYYTEVKTDNTGTYGIEVDKEFNEHNCESVLVHSPVLGCNKADPGRSKATLVLSHYKNGLLNHVHYANNLGFLKDEALPQCQQLLKYYFSDV comes from the exons ATGATGATGGGAATGAATAAGttggtggtgttggtgttggtatCCCTCTCTTTCGCTTTTGCAACAGAAGCTTGCCATGTCAAAGGCAGAGTTTATTGTGATACCTGCCGTTTTGGTTTTGAAACTAAGGCCACCTTCTACATTCCAG GTGCAACGGTGGCAATTCAGTGCAAAAACAAGAAGACAATGAAAGTAGAGTATTACACGGAAGTTAAAACAGACAACACTGGAACATACGGAATTGAGGTTGACAAAGAGTTCAATGAGCACAATTGTGAGAGTGTTCTTGTTCACAGCCCAGTGTTGGGGTGCAACAAAGCAGACCCAGGGCGTAGCAAGGCCACCTTGGTGCTGTCCCACTATAAAAATGGCCTACTCAACCATGTCCACTATGCTAATAACCTTGGTTTCTTGAAGGATGAGGCATTGCCTCAGTGCCAACAACTCCTCAAATACTACTTCTCAGATGTTTGA